From Nonlabens sp. Ci31, the proteins below share one genomic window:
- a CDS encoding SDR family oxidoreductase, whose protein sequence is MNINLKDKTALVCGSSTGIGRATAIQFAQAGARVILLARNPNKLQKVLNELDRSQRDDHTYLVADFSDYKEVEDVVSAFAKANPIHIIVNNTGGPAPGFLIDAEVDALEQAFTQHVKCNQVLIQACTPGMKEAGYGRVINVISTSVKAPIEFLGVSNVIRGAVASWAKTLATELGPHGITVNNILPGFTATDRLDKIISGKASRAEQSEEQAAEIMKSHVPARRFAEPEEVANAITFLASDKAGYINGINLPVDGGRTKSL, encoded by the coding sequence ATGAATATCAACTTAAAAGACAAAACAGCCCTCGTTTGTGGAAGCAGCACAGGAATAGGAAGAGCAACGGCAATACAGTTTGCTCAGGCAGGTGCTCGAGTGATTTTACTGGCTCGCAATCCTAATAAATTACAGAAAGTTCTCAATGAATTAGATAGAAGCCAGCGTGATGACCATACGTATTTAGTCGCCGATTTTTCTGATTATAAAGAGGTGGAAGATGTGGTTTCCGCTTTCGCGAAAGCGAATCCTATACATATAATAGTCAACAATACAGGCGGCCCTGCGCCAGGATTCTTAATAGATGCAGAAGTTGATGCTTTAGAACAAGCTTTTACACAACATGTAAAATGCAATCAGGTATTGATCCAGGCTTGTACTCCGGGAATGAAAGAAGCCGGTTATGGAAGGGTGATCAATGTGATCTCCACCAGCGTAAAAGCACCTATCGAATTCTTAGGTGTTTCTAACGTGATACGTGGCGCAGTTGCCAGCTGGGCAAAAACACTAGCGACCGAGTTAGGACCTCACGGCATTACCGTAAATAACATATTACCTGGTTTTACGGCAACCGATAGATTGGATAAAATCATCTCAGGAAAAGCATCTAGAGCTGAGCAGAGTGAAGAACAAGCTGCCGAAATAATGAAAAGCCATGTTCCCGCAAGAAGATTTGCCGAGCCAGAAGAAGTAGCAAATGCGATTACTTTTCTTGCTAGTGACAAAGCAGGTTATATTAATGGGATTAATTTACCTGTTGATGGTGGAAGGACGAAGAGTCTTTAG
- the map gene encoding type I methionyl aminopeptidase, producing the protein MIVTKNKEELEIMRRAALMVSKTLGMIAAEIKPGVTTLRLDTLAEQYIRDNGAIPGFKGLYDCPSTLLISPNEEVVHGIPKEVAIKEGDVLSIDCGAIVDGFYGDHAYTFAVGEVPQETIDLLDRTKNSLYVGIEQFRTGKRVGDVGYAIQEYCESFGYGVVRELVGHGLGRVMHEDPQMPNYGKRGRGKKFVEGMTVAIEPMINLGTKNIKHFPDGWTIKTKDNKPSAHFEHNIAIVDGEPRLLSTFDYVYEVLGITSNEEDPYRWKD; encoded by the coding sequence ATGATCGTAACAAAGAATAAAGAAGAGCTAGAAATCATGCGTCGTGCGGCGTTAATGGTAAGTAAAACCTTAGGAATGATTGCTGCCGAAATCAAGCCAGGAGTTACTACACTAAGACTAGATACCCTAGCAGAACAATACATACGTGACAATGGTGCTATCCCGGGTTTCAAAGGCTTGTATGACTGTCCAAGCACGTTGCTTATTTCGCCAAATGAAGAAGTAGTTCACGGAATCCCAAAAGAAGTAGCGATCAAAGAAGGTGATGTACTTTCCATAGATTGCGGCGCTATAGTAGATGGTTTTTATGGTGATCATGCCTATACGTTTGCGGTAGGAGAAGTACCTCAAGAAACAATCGATCTTCTGGACAGAACAAAAAACTCTTTATACGTAGGAATCGAGCAATTTAGAACTGGAAAACGTGTGGGCGATGTAGGTTATGCGATACAGGAGTATTGTGAATCTTTCGGTTACGGAGTCGTACGGGAACTCGTAGGTCATGGACTAGGAAGAGTGATGCATGAAGACCCACAAATGCCCAATTACGGCAAACGTGGTCGCGGTAAGAAATTTGTAGAAGGAATGACAGTGGCGATAGAACCTATGATCAACTTAGGAACTAAGAACATCAAGCACTTTCCTGATGGCTGGACGATCAAAACCAAAGACAATAAACCCAGCGCACATTTTGAACACAATATCGCTATAGTAGATGGCGAGCCTCGATTGTTAAGCACCTTTGATTATGTGTATGAAGTTTTAGGGATAACTTCTAATGAAGAAGATCCTTATAGATGGAAAGATTAG